GGCGTACCATCGAGGAAATCTACGCCGGAAAGATCGAGAAACAGCCTGCCCTTTTCCCTGGCAATAGCGACCAGCCTGACCGCCGACAGGCCTAAGTGATTGGGCCGGTGCGGGCTGCGACTGGCAAAGATGCCGACCCTTTTTTTGCCGCCGAGCCAGGGCGGACGAACCGTCGGCTTCCAGCCTTCGGCAAGGGTCTGATGGAAAAGAAAGTGTACCCAGATATGGGAAAACTGCTCGAGTCCCCGAACCATCTCTTCCCGGTTATAGGGGGGCAGGAGCTCAAGCCGCGCCGTTGCCGCCGGGACCATCCCCGGTTGCCGGGGGATACCAAACTTCTCGGTAAAGCAGGAATGGATGATGCCAATCGGCTCAATCCGTATCGGAAGGGGGAGGGTACTTGGTTCCTGGCCCACGGGATCTTGACTCCTTTTTCAGCTGTTCAGGGTAGTGCTCGCCTGCTTGATTGAGATGGAAAATACAGGCCGTAGTCACTCTTCATATACCACAAACCAAGGGGTCATGGCACAATGACGTGCATCCTTGAGCGGAACGGCGCAGTGCTATTAACTTGCCGGAAACGGCTGTCCTGTGGTATCAGTCTGGCAAACAAGGTTTACCCATCATCACCGGACGGCAGGATGGCCGCTGCCGGGATTTCCCCATAAAGAGGTAGAAAGGAACAATGAAAGTAGGAATCATAGGCTTACCCCAGACCGGCAAGAAGACCCTTTTTCAGATCCTGACTGGCAATCAGCTGCGTGAACAGGCCGGACCGGTCAAGCCGGTGCCGGGCACTGCCGAGATACTTGACCCGCGTTTTGATAAATTGGTGGCCATGTACCAGCCGCACAAGAATGTCCGGGCGAGGGTTGATCTGGTGCTGTTGCCGAAGATGGAGCAGGAGAACATCGCCAAGGGGGACATCTTCAAGGAAATTGCCGATGTGGATGCCCTTTGCCATGTCGTTCGCGCCTTTGCCGATGAGGCCATTTACCATTCCGAGGGCTCCGTCGATCCGATCAGGGATGCGGAGATGGTCAACGGCGAGCTGCTCATGCACGACCAGATCTTTGTGGAAAAGCGCATCGAACGGATTGAACTGGCGCTGAAAAAGATCAAGGATGAAAAGCAGCAGAAGGAACTGGAGTTGATGCGGCGGATGCAGGGACACCTGGAGGAGGAAAAGCCGCTGCGCCTCATGGAGCTGAATGAGGAAGAGGAGTTCCTGGTCCGCAGCTATCCGCTTATCACTCGCAAGGAGCTGATCCTCGTCTTCAATGTCGGGGAGGATCAGCTGGGCAATAACGACCTGCTTGAAAAGATGGCGGGGAGGTGTCAGGCCGCGAAAATGGAGGCAATGCTGGTCTCGGCCCAGGTCGAATCGGAGATCGTTCTTC
This DNA window, taken from Desulforhopalus sp., encodes the following:
- the tsaA gene encoding tRNA (N6-threonylcarbamoyladenosine(37)-N6)-methyltransferase TrmO, with translation MGQEPSTLPLPIRIEPIGIIHSCFTEKFGIPRQPGMVPAATARLELLPPYNREEMVRGLEQFSHIWVHFLFHQTLAEGWKPTVRPPWLGGKKRVGIFASRSPHRPNHLGLSAVRLVAIAREKGRLFLDLSGVDFLDGTPVVDIKPYIPYSDCLSSASCGYAHGEQPTVTITFSTEASAFCAAYGRETGRDILQLIREMIGHDPRPASQKKTRSRFGMLLWDVNVRWCLGEDGALVEECARIKAR
- the ychF gene encoding redox-regulated ATPase YchF, producing the protein MKVGIIGLPQTGKKTLFQILTGNQLREQAGPVKPVPGTAEILDPRFDKLVAMYQPHKNVRARVDLVLLPKMEQENIAKGDIFKEIADVDALCHVVRAFADEAIYHSEGSVDPIRDAEMVNGELLMHDQIFVEKRIERIELALKKIKDEKQQKELELMRRMQGHLEEEKPLRLMELNEEEEFLVRSYPLITRKELILVFNVGEDQLGNNDLLEKMAGRCQAAKMEAMLVSAQVESEIVLLDTEEEKAEFLRDLGIVEPALGTMTKLCLKSLGLISFFTVGKDEVRQWLVRKASPAPVAAGVIHSDLQRGFIRAEVMKYDELIEHGSEAELKKAGKMYLQGKDYIVGDGDILNIRFKV